gggataaagaaagaaaagttcagAGGCTGCCTTCAGCAAACAGACATtcgtttctttctctttctttatttggtAACATCTGTTTTAGAAGCCGGAAAAATACAATAGAAGTGGAAGAGCTTGGATACACACACAGGCCATTGACAAAAAGAAGTCCCATACAAACAGGAGGACACACACAAATTGGGACAAACTGTCCAGCTGTGCTGAGCATCATGGTGTAACTTTGGGGACCAGAAAGCAGGATACCTGGGTAGGCTACATTGAGCAAATGGCTCAGTGTGGAAAAGGATGGCAGTGTTAGGCAAGGGAAGGTGCCTGTGAGGGGGTTAAGCATTGCAGTGGGGGCCGAGGGAGCTGGCAGCTCCAGATCAAACAGCGATGCTACCTGAGCGTTGCTGAATCAAACCAGGTGGACTGGATAGGGGTGGTGGATGTGGCTAtgtttccagcacttggaaggtagaggcaggaggatcaggaattcaaagccagcctaagctacatagtaaACCTctatcttaaaacacacacacacacacacacacacacacacacacacacagaacccccACCTAGTGGAGTCAATAATGTGAGGTTGGATTGACCTTTAGGGAGGTCAAAaaagaggaagacacacacacacacacacacacctggagggTTTGTTTAAAAATTTTCTCTACCCCTATTCATCTCCgctcctttctgtctcttgctAGCTTGCTCACATTGCTCTCAAACAAGCAGGGCCAGTCTCCTCTATCTTATAGAACATGACATAGAAAACTTAAGATACAGAGTTCAGACACATCCTGAAAGAGAGGACAAAAGACCAGAAAAGCCAAAGGGTAGGGAGAATGACCGagcaatgctgtcttctgggctCTTGCAATCATGATCTCACAGGTGCTAAAAACTGGCCCTTTCAACATTTAGCCTTGATAGGGGAAGTCTCATGAGGCCCTACccctcccagctgagctattGACTGCTGATTGATTGTAGGAGAGGGGAAATCACTGTATTCAGTCACACCTGCTCTCTTGAGCTCAGAGGAAAGCTCTAAATCCATGTTCCCATGATAGCCCATTAAACTCAGTGTGCCAGGTTTGAAGCAAGAAGGAAGgtatgaggggaggggagggaaataaGACAGAATAGAGGAGAGTGAGAGTAATTAGaatgcattatatacatgtatgaagctgtcaaaaatgtaattaacaacaaaaaaattgagATATAACTGAAAAACCCTAGGGACAGGGCAAGTGTATCAAATTAGACCAAATTCACTTCATTTGCCTGTCATATCTTCTCTAAGTGCTTTTTTAGGAGTTTAGTCCAAGatctttctttctcagcatcctatggtttggttttgttctcccTTACCTAAAACCTGTCATTCCACATACCCCTATTCCAGATGTTTCTGCCATAATTCCATGCCAACCTAATTGCCTCTTGATCCCTCGAGTGATTGTACCAAATCCTTCTCTATAGGCTCTGGCCTGAAGGAATATGAGCACTGGAAATAGTTTAGGATTCAGCTCTCTTCCTCCCCACTGTTAGTACAGAAACAAACTAGGATGGCCTTTCTTCCTGCCTTGTCTGGCAGCAACATACCTAACCTTCCCAATGTGAATTAATCTCCATCCACCAGGAAGAAGCAGGGCTGCAAGAAGCCAACAGCTGAAGCTTCGGGGCATGAGGGATTAGTCAAAGGAAGGCAAAGTCGTGAAGCTGGAATATTTGTTATGGTGCCGCTTGGCTAGGTGAGAACGGGATCAGTTTAGAATGGAGAGTGTCTTTGTCTCCAGAAGTACAGCCTTCCCCCAGCGGGGACAAGGGAATGTCGTCCTGGACATTAGCAATGACTGTGACTTTCTCAGGCCCATTGGCAGTTGAACAGATGGTCAGGGGCTTTTTACCACAGGACCACAGACAAAAGAAGGGACGGAGGGGGCCAGAGAAAGAGATGCTAGGGAAAGTATAGATAAGAGATCCGTTACTCATGTTGTAGAAGGAAATGTCTCCTGCGTCATAGTCCAGAAAAACCCCAACTCTGCGAGGGGGCCCTGCTAATCGGAGAGAGGTCCTGAGTGGGGTGAGGGCCCAGTACCCATTTCCATACAACTCCACAGCCCAGAACCCATTATCAGGAGTCATGGGGTCAAACCCTTTCTTCACCACATTCTCCCTACACACACCAATGGCCCAGTCAGTTCTatctcccacctccacctcccagtAATGTCTCCCTGAAGTAAAGGTCTCACGGCCCAACACACAGGGCCAGGAGTCAAATCTCTCTGGTCTATCAGGCAGGATCTGACGTGAATCTTCCAATCGAACTGACTTTGAATCTTCATACaggaagaggtgggggtgggctgTGTCTGGATCCAGAGTCACGTCAACTGGAGGCAAAGAGAGACTGCATCAGCCTGTCCCCGTATCAAGACTACCCGAATTATCTCCCCTTCCCAGAGACGTGGAATAGAGTTGCAGGAGCTGTGGTAGGGGAGCTATCAGGCCACTCACTAGCAGtccttctctctagccccaatcTCTTACTGGCAGCTACGGCATGACTTAAGAACTATCAAATGCGGTATCCCTCAAAGGAGCTCTTCTGCTAGCTAGTGGTCCTCGCGATGCCTCCCAGAAAGCGCTGAGACCATTCGCTGTCACCTTCCCTGTTTCTATCCTGTTACTAAGGAGGTAGTCTGGAGTGCAAGCCTCCCAGGTCTTTGACTCCCACGGAAGGGCTTCAGAGGCAGTGAGGAGCTCAGAACCACTGACCTTCATGCAGTACAGTCTTTTTGCATCCTGAAACGCAAGGAAAGAGACCATCAGTTAACAAGTAGGAGAGAGAAAATCTcgtgacaaaaaaacaaaacaaaacaaaacaaaaatacttactgagttcttccagaagtctctctggaaaacaaacaaaattatgtcAATGGCTTTTTTTATaatgggaaaggggaaggaggaaaaccAGAATGAGGGACACACAAGGGGACACTGTTTACTCTGTGGTGCCCTGGTGACAGGAACTCTGCCTGCAAACCAGGAACAGAAATGCTgccagcaaaacaaaataaactaaaatgtaaatattaaataaattaattaattaacaagaGACTCCCCGGAATATTTCTAAGAAATCACCTGGAAGTTCCTCCTGGCTTAGGACTCAGGGCTAGATCTTAATAAGAACATTCTTCCTGGGCAACAGAGTTAGACTGGCCAGAGAGCCTACAGCTGGGCTGTGAAAGAATATCAGGTACACAGTGACAGTTCCAGGTGATTTTGACTTTGCCTGGGTCACGTGCACTTTTCTTCACAGTAGGTAGGTACCTGTGACTTTTGAAGGTTTATCATTCCTTCCAACCTCGGAATTTTAAAATCCAGCATCTTCCTGTTGGAAGTCATCCAAACAGGCCTGAATTCAACCTTCCCTGGAAGCCGAGACACAAAGCCCTTGGGGACAGTGACTTACCTTTAGAGCCAAATTCCTTCTTCCGCAGACTGGATCTTTCCTTGTATAGTTTCCAAGTGAAAAATATGGACCCAATGGTGAGAAATCCTAAGGCCAGTAAGATGATAGCCACAGCTACTATCCAGGGAGTCAGCCTTGGCACGAAGGGAgctaaaacacaacacaaaacaaaatgaacaaacaacaaaccGAAAAGGACATTGGTTGGGAAAATGAACAACTTCAGCTTCTCTCCTGATACCAAAGGAGAACAGACATGGGAGTGCTCTCAGTGGCCTCACACTGCCTACAGCAAGAATTGCCCCTCCAGGCTAAGCTTTCCAGAAAGATTTGACCCTGAGCCAAAGCAAACACTGAACAGCCAGTTGGGGTCAGaacatgtgaaataaaaatttacagCAATCCCTTGTTAACTATCAGTGAGGTAGCTGAggtagggaaggaagaggaaaggtgaTTGCATGCAAGATAGGATGGAAATCATTGGCCAATAAACAAGGAATGATTCCTGCTAAATCACAGGTAATAAATTGGAAATGATGAAAGTTCCTGGAGGAACTTGGCAGTCTTTGGCGGCCTATATGGAGCTCCATTGTGGAACAAGGAAGGGAGGAAATGTTCAGAGAGGGTACAGTCaaatcagaagaaaaaataatttattctccTTGCTTATTGAAGGAGAAGGGTCCTGTCAGGAAGGACTCCAGAGGCAAAGcttttctatcacctgtttctcTGGAATAAAGCTCTGGAATTTTTATGAGACTGGCATGGAGGTGGTGTGTGCAGACCAAGGGGTAAAACCTAGGACCTTCTGCATGCCACACAAGCACTCAGAGATACAGCCCAGCCCTAAGTATCTTTATTCTAATTTAGTTGGTAGGATTTCCTTAAGTCAGCAGGCAAGAGCTGTAGGGGAAGATGTAAACAATTTTGCCATGATGTCCCTTCTGAGCAGGGTCCCAAGTCATATTGGCCTGAGTCTCTGTCATCATGAGAACCCAGCACTAGTTCCACTGACCTGGTAAGGAGATCTCTACTTCCTTCCCCTGGCCAAGGAGGATATTCTGGATGCAGCAGGACATGTTCTTTATGGAGCTGTCTCTGATCATCATTGAAACTGCCACAGTGAACAGGCCTTCCTCATTATGCTTCTTGGACTCTGACGTGGATGGTAGCATCTCTCTGTTGCCTGTTCTCCACTGCACCTGAGGCTCTGGGTACCATCCAGAGGAGGTGCACTCCAGCTCCATTTCTCCATTCTCT
Above is a window of Mus musculus strain C57BL/6J chromosome 13, GRCm38.p6 C57BL/6J DNA encoding:
- the Btn1a1 gene encoding butyrophilin subfamily 1 member A1 isoform X1, with the protein product MAVPTNSCLLVCLLTLTVLQLPTLDSAPFDVTAPQEPVLALVGSDAELTCGFSPNASSEYMELLWFRQTRSTAVLLYRDGQEQEGQQMTEYRGRATLATAGLLDGRATLLIRDVRVSDQGEYRCLFKDNDDFEEAAVYLKVAAVGSDPQISMTVQENGEMELECTSSGWYPEPQVQWRTGNREMLPSTSESKKHNEEGLFTVAVSMMIRDSSIKNMSCCIQNILLGQGKEVEISLPAPFVPRLTPWIVAVAIILLALGFLTIGSIFFTWKLYKERSSLRKKEFGSKERLLEELRCKKTVLHEVDVTLDPDTAHPHLFLYEDSKSVRLEDSRQILPDRPERFDSWPCVLGRETFTSGRHYWEVEVGDRTDWAIGVCRENVVKKGFDPMTPDNGFWAVELYGNGYWALTPLRTSLRLAGPPRRVGVFLDYDAGDISFYNMSNGSLIYTFPSISFSGPLRPFFCLWSCGKKPLTICSTANGPEKVTVIANVQDDIPLSPLGEGCTSGDKDTLHSKLIPFSPSQAAP
- the Btn1a1 gene encoding butyrophilin subfamily 1 member A1 precursor translates to MAVPTNSCLLVCLLTLTVLQLPTLDSAAPFDVTAPQEPVLALVGSDAELTCGFSPNASSEYMELLWFRQTRSTAVLLYRDGQEQEGQQMTEYRGRATLATAGLLDGRATLLIRDVRVSDQGEYRCLFKDNDDFEEAAVYLKVAAVGSDPQISMTVQENGEMELECTSSGWYPEPQVQWRTGNREMLPSTSESKKHNEEGLFTVAVSMMIRDSSIKNMSCCIQNILLGQGKEVEISLPAPFVPRLTPWIVAVAIILLALGFLTIGSIFFTWKLYKERSSLRKKEFGSKERLLEELRCKKTVLHEVDVTLDPDTAHPHLFLYEDSKSVRLEDSRQILPDRPERFDSWPCVLGRETFTSGRHYWEVEVGDRTDWAIGVCRENVVKKGFDPMTPDNGFWAVELYGNGYWALTPLRTSLRLAGPPRRVGVFLDYDAGDISFYNMSNGSLIYTFPSISFSGPLRPFFCLWSCGKKPLTICSTANGPEKVTVIANVQDDIPLSPLGEGCTSGDKDTLHSKLIPFSPSQAAP